A window of the Aspergillus flavus chromosome 6, complete sequence genome harbors these coding sequences:
- a CDS encoding uncharacterized protein (expressed protein) gives MKIQLFWFLTTTSLVFAGFNRRATLRDGIERRGDVYNQCVLSIIKEGTEKAEQAVPAVEECIKRLEKSIEESCLAPYTDQDQDARTKNMNSCFNVQASECNQCMTARGITPSDQSFVLFLLRDAKEKIFSSNPEIGCAENL, from the exons ATGAAGATTCAGCTTTTCTGGTTCCTCACAACTACCAGTCTGGTCTTTGCAGGCTTTAACAGAAGAGCTACTTTGCGTGATGGAATTGAAAGACGCGGTGACGTCTATAATCAATGTGTactttctattataaaagaagGTACAGAGAAGGCCGAACAAGCCGTACCAGCCGTGGAGGAGTGCATTAAACGTTTGGAGAAAAGCATTGAGGAAAGCTGTCTTGCGCCGTACACAGATCAAGACCAGGATGCTAGAACCAAAAACATGAACTCATGCTTCAATGTGCAG GCTTCCGAATGTAATCAATGTATGACAGCGAGGGGAATCACCCCTTCAGATCAGAGCTTTGTTCTGTTCTTATTGAGAGACGCTAAAGAGAAGATATTTAGTTCGAATCCGGAGATTGGGTGCGCCGAAAATCTCTGA
- a CDS encoding synaptic vesicle transporter, with translation MSAMEQEDKHPSPDVRIATGSDQSSEYSKRNDNGIVLIPQPSDDPEDPLNWPMRKKIIIFACICLAGFAGQMSPNSNQLTFVYQIPAYHKTQTDLLNSVAAGLAGWVAGPFFIIPLVAVIGRSSVVLWSLVAIFACQIWAAEMTGANDYISFTISRLFCGMFGGIPAILGSGYIMDMFYLHQRGKAFAIFEVLIIFAVVGGGTLGGFIAEHKPWNYVFWWTLGPVGAAVLAVFFFVEDTTFPRDPSMPKRAPLPKGWFANRIATFLPGTKTQPSGKGREFVRKAITPLQITFTPITLLTGTYIFIALGLPIMQASTLATYLEPPEEAGGYGFSSLQMAFFTMTAWVGIISAQVYGFFFNDKTPLWLARRRGGTWHTEYRLANTILPSIILPIGLGIYGAGLEYHLHFMVLALGSFLIWFGALLALPVCYNYIIECFLNNPVEASVSLNAYRVSFGLMSVFIVTQWQSSVGVGWMWGMGAFLIVFVDLIMAGIILKGHLVRKWTATLGSSLDVTEDGANISAKKEGGV, from the exons ATGTCTGCAATGGAGCAGGAGGACAAGCATCCCTCGCCGGATGTGAGGATCGCAACTGGAAGCGATCAATCTTCAGAATATTCGAAAAGGAATGACAATGGCATTGTCCTCATTCCTCAACCGAGCGATGACCCGGAAGACCCTTTG AACTGGCCCATGCGCAAGAAAATTATCATATTCGCATGTATCTGTCTGGCCGGTTTCGCGGGCCAGATGTCGCCTAATTCCAACCAACTCACCTTCGTCTACCAAATCCCAGCATACCACAAGACTCAAACCGACCTACTAAACTCGGTTGCGGCTGGTCTAGCAGGATGGGTCGCAGGTCCGTTTTTCATCATTCCTCTCGTGGCTGTCATCGGTCGCAGTTCAGTGGTACTCTGGAGTCTGGTGGCTATCTTCGCCTGCCAGATTTGGGCTGCCGAGATGACGGGTGCAAATGACTATATCTCCTTCACCATTTCGCGACTCTTCTGTGGTATGTTTGGCGGTATTCCTGCTATCCTGGGTAGCGGTTACATCATGGATATGTTCTATCTGCATCAGCGGGGTAAGGCATTTGCCATCTTCGAAGTCCTTATTATCTTTGCTGTCGTCGGCGGTGGCACGCTGGGCGGTTTCATTGCGGAGCACAAGCCCTGGAACTATGTCTTTTGGTGGACTTTGGGCCCCGTGGGCGCGGCCGTCCTTGCtgtgttcttcttcgttgaaGACACTACTTTTCCCCGGGACCCTTCAATGCCGAAGCGTGCTCCCCTTCCCAAGGGCTGGTTTGCCAATCGCATCGCCACCTTCTTGCCGGGTACTAAAACACAGCCATCGGGCAAGGGACGAGAATTC GTCCGCAAAGCAATCACCCCCCTCCAAATCACATTCACCCCCATCACACTCCTAACAGGAACCTACATCTTCATCGCCCTCGGCCTCCCCATCATGCAAGCCTCCACATTAGCAACCTACCTCGAACCCCCAGAAGAAGCAGGCGGATACGGGTTCTCCTCGCTCCAAATGGCCTTCTTCACCATGACAGCCTGGGTCGGAATCATCAGCGCCCAAGTCtacggcttcttcttcaacgacaAAACACCTCTCTGGCTCGCCCGTCGCCGCGGCGGAACCTGGCACACAGAGTACCGACTCGCAAACACCATCTTACCGAGCATCATCCTCCCCATCGGCCTCGGGATCTACGGCGCCGGCCTCGAATATCACCTCCATTTCATGGTTTTGGCGCTGGGTTCGTTCCTCATCTGGTTCGGGGCCCTGCTTGCCCTCCCGGTctgctataattatatcATTGAGTGTTTCTTGAACAACCCCGTCGAGGCTTCTGTGTCGCTGAACGCGTATCGGGTTTCGTTTGGCTTGATGTCTGTGTTTATTGTTACGCAGTGGCAGTCTTCTGTGGGAGTGGGGTGGATGTGGGGCATGGGGGCTTTCTTGATTGTTTTTGTGGATCTTATTATGGCGGGGATTATCTTGAAGGGGCATTTGGTGAGGAAGTGGACTGCTACGTTAGGTAGTTCTTTGGATGTTACGGAGGATGGGGCGAATATTAGCGCGAAGAAGGAGGGTGGTGTGTAA
- a CDS encoding uncharacterized protein (uncharacterized alpha/beta hydrolase domain-domain containing protein), translated as MPAVNKKPNLSSFACSALSSTMRLIHTERLQLEEFADEIPPYAVLSHRWGKDEVTFQDILLNQNHDTEGYRKVENICKVANQDGFEYAWIDTCCINKESSAELSEAINSMFRWYESAGRCYAYLRDVSPDNNQSDLSTKVRNSVYFKRGWTLQELIAPSDVRFLADDWSEIGSRESWCTLIHSITNIDESILRGSAQLSDFSIARRMSWASGRKTTRVEDIAYCLMGIFHVNMPLLYGEGEKAFIRLQEEIMRESADQTLFAWGARESFDRSATGLLARSPADFKHSGDFVPFYFSKKDSAPFSITNRGIKLHLPLYHSLVVKDVLILECQDTSLDYIALAGIYLLPSHGGQLQYMRYNSRPSRLPLWRIRHVKAQTIYVMKTSIGEGGSSLLHERKPYRYTESRLRGEISQSGERPKKVILCFDGGSHKHGANHQSNIEKIHKMLYGTNGSQLCYYQRAKFSRPDDFKTCMGDGYSWLVGHYNVGDEIFLFGFSSGAYIAQALARMVDYIGVLPEINGGFQAAWDIYQSWNNYALRTDADKLWEERESYFQMKGFREKLSKPTNRIPFLGLFDAVVVKSKYLGREGDRISTTTEISKSASTICHAVSIDECRAELRPVLLNEELGSGLLMKGLKQVWFPGSHADIGGLVPLDPDETCSLSHIPLVWMVCEAINAGLSFRLTTQFGCDEHTQVSPLDLTKIMGSDSLSDQYNAFTVSPGTIFSSVQLKDSLRLASTQGHLHSTMSHKHTIKQNSRHALLAHTAYRRLALTKRRKLPPFAKLHISAIHRMDSESTHYHPANAIISRDPGSAMTLYTAHKRGHLLAISDVNDIVGSFYVAINKAEARSIASVKPPSLYSKIRGAASFRFRKVEEPALF; from the exons ATGCCCGCCGTAAACAAGAAGCCCaacctctcttcctttgcaTGCTCTGCACTGTCATCAACAATGCGTCTCATTCACACAGAGCGGTTACAGCTCGAAGAATTCGCAGATGAAATCCCGCCTTACGCGGTTCTCTCGCACCGATGGGGCAAGGACGAAGTTACGTTCCAAGACATACTCCTCAACCAGAACCATGATACGGAGGGCTACAGAAAAGTGGAGAACATCTGTAAAGTAGCCAACCAGGATGGCTTTGAGTATGCCTGGATTGACACCTGTTGTATCAACAAAGAAAGTAGCGCTGAGCTGTCCGAGGCAATCAACTCAATGTTCAGATGGTATGAATCGGCAGGACGGTGTTATGCTTACCTACGCGATGTCTCTCCGGACAATAACCAATCTGATTTGTCAACCAAAGTTAGAAACAGTGTGTACTTCAAGAGAGGCTGGACTCTTCAAGAGCTCATTGCTCCATCGGACGTGCGTTTTCTTGCAGATGACTGGAGTGAGATAGGCTCGAGGGAATCTTGGTGTACCTTGATACATAGTATCACCAACATAGACGAATCGATACTGAGAGGCTCAGCACAGTTGTCCGATTTCAGTATTGCCAGGCGAATGTCATGGGCTTCGGGAAGAAAGACGACACGTGTTGAGGATATAGCCTACTGCCTCATGGGGATATTCCACGTTAACATGCCGTTGCTCTACGGAGAGGGCGAGAAGGCTTTCATAAGACTGCAGGAAGAGATTATGAGGGAGTCAGCCGACCAGACACTGTTTGCATGGGGAGCACGTGAATCATTTGACCGATCTGCAACTGGTCTACTTGCGCGATCGCCTGCTGATTTCAAGCATTCTGGAGATTTCGTACCTTTTTACTTTTCAAAGAAGGATTCTGCTCCGTTCTCGATAACTAACCGGGGTATAAAGCTACATTTACCCCTGTACCACAGCCTAGTGGTAAAGGATGTACTTATACTTGAGTGCCAGGACACCTCACTAGATTACATAGCTCTTGCGGGGATATATCTGCTCCCCAGCCATGGCGGACAGCTGCAGTATATGAGATATAACTCTAGGCCCAGCAGACTTCCTCTATGGAGAATACGTCATGTCAAGGCTCAAACGATCTATGTGATGAAGACATCCATTGGTGAGGGAGGGAGCTCTCTGCTGCATGAGCGTAAACCTTATCGCTACACAGAATCCCGCCTCCGCGGAGAGATATCGCAGTCAGGAGAGCGCCCGAAAAAGGTAATCCTGTGTTTCGACGGAGGGAGCCATAAGCATGGAGCGAATCATCAGTCTAACATCGAGAAAATACATAAGATGCTTTATGGCACAAACGGCTCCCAGCTTTGTTACTACCAACGAGCTAAGTTTAGCCGTCCTGATGACTTCAAAACATGTATGGGTGATGGATATAGT TGGCTCGTAGGCCACTACAACGTTGGGGATGAGATATTTCTCTTCGGCTTTTCCAGTGGGGCTTACATAGCTCAAGCACTCGCAAGAATGGTCGACTATATTGGAGTCTTACCTGAAATTAACGGGGGCTTTCAGGCTGCCTGGGACATCTACCAAAGCTGGAACAACTATGCGCTGAGAACCGATGCTGATAAGCTgtgggaggagagagagagttACTTTCAAATGAAAGGTTTTCGAGAAAAGCTCAGCAAGCCAACCAATAGGATCCCATTTCTTGGTTTATTCGATGCTGTCGTTGTCAAATCCAAATATCTGGGCAGAGAAGGGGACCGAATCTCTACAACTACGGAGATTTCGAAATCAGCCAGTACTATCTGCCATGCGGTCTCAATAGACGAATGTCGGGCTGAATTACGCCCAGTTCTCCTGAATGAAGAGCTCGGCAGTGGACTACTTATGAAAGGACTCAAGCAAGTCTGGTTTCCAGGTAGTCATGCT GACATCGGGGGGCTCGTACCACTAGACCCCGATGAAACTTGTAGTCTCAGCCACATCCCGCTGGTTTGGATGGTCTGCGAGGCCATAAACGCCGGTCTGTCTTTCAGGCTCACGACGCAGTTTGGATGCGATGAGCATACACAGGTCAGCCCACTAGATCTGACGAAGATAATGGGCAGCGACAGCTTAAGCGACCAGTACAATGCATTCACAGTCAGTCCAGGGACGATCTTCTCTAGCGTCCAGTTGAAGGACTCTTTACGTCTGGCATCCACACAAGGCCACCTGCACAGCACCATGAGCCACAAACACACAATCAAACAAAACAGCAGGCACGCTCTTCTTGCCCATACTGCATATCGAAGATTAGCCCTCACAAAGCGTCGAAAGCTCCCACCTTTTGCCAAACTGCATATTTCCGCTATCCACAGAATGGACTCCGAGTCCACCCATTACCACCCAGCCAATGCGATCATTAGCCGCGACCCGGGTAGTGCAATGACCTTATATACTGCGCACAAAAGAGGTCACTTGCTAGCAATCAGTGATGTTAACGATATAGTTGGATCGTTCTACGTTGCTATAAACAAAGCCGAAGCTCGGTCAATTGCGTCTGTTAAGCCTCCAAGTCTATACTCCAAAATACGCGGCGCTGCAAGTTTCCGTTTTCGTAAAGTCGAAGAGCCTGCTTTATTCTAG